The following DNA comes from Miscanthus floridulus cultivar M001 chromosome 5, ASM1932011v1, whole genome shotgun sequence.
AATGCCTGTCTTCTTCTCGGCACCACTTTCTACAACAAGATGCTCAGCTTTCATCAGTTGGCGCCAAACACCCCTCTGGTGGGACTGCTGTCAAATGCAAAGCCAAAAACACGCTTTCTACTTTCAAGATGAAAACACAACTTTGTCAGGCAGTAGAGAGCTTGATCAGCCCACCTGTACTGTGAGATAATTAAGGGATGCCACATACATAATTTCATTTACAGGAGCATCCTATCCTCCTAATATCCTTTTTAGCCAAGACACAACACGAGAGATTTGCCCCCCGCTCACGATCAGAAAAACAGCGAGGTATGGCAGCAGGATTGTATGCACCATATCCAACCAAAACCAGCACCATTTCCTTTGAAGATTGCAATCACTTAGCTACACAGATTGGGAATACAGGCGCCATCTGGGGTCTGCTGCTCTTTCCAGATCCGGCCAGTGATCCTGAGCTTTAGCTCCTTCCGGTCGCCACCGGAGAAGAACAGCGCCATGTTCCTCTGGATGATGAGACCGTCGTGGCTGTCCCGCACCTTCCGGTGGCTGTCGCGGACGCTCCTGGGGGTGCCCTCCCAGACCATCTTCCTCCCGTTGGCGCCGACCTCGAGGCTGTAGCTGTAGTTCTTCGCCTCGTTCTCGTCCCCCATGAAACGGAGGAAGGCCATGTATACAGGTGCCATCCCAAGCTGGAACGCCTCAAAGTGTAGGCAGAAGTACTGCCCGAAGCAGTGAAACACCTGCTCAGAATATTTACCAAATCCAATTCATAGTTTATTATTTTATTCTGTGCTAATCCTACGACGAGAATATTTATTTACCATGAGAGAATAAGCCTACTATAGGTACCTACCGTTAGCATCCAGGTGGCGTTTTCAACTTCTCGTGGGTTCGATTTGACATATCTGTGGTTGAATGTGCAGCCGCTATGCATATCAACTTTGTGATCATCCCTCAAATGGGAAACGAGATAAGGGATGTCACCAGCTGCGGCACATTCAGAGCCAGCATAGGGGCAATTGTATGGTCTTAAGCTGCATTGCGCTTCGTGTTTTATCTTGCTGTAGTATGGGAAGATTTCTGGGCACCCCAAAGAGTAGTACTTGCAGGGAAGCTCAAGCGACTCCGCTACTTTCTCCAGTGCCAAACACCTGATATCTCCAAGCTCTTGTCTACAGGTAGGGCAACGGTTGTGCACTCTAGCCTTGCATGTGGAACACAACGTATGTCCATTTTGGCACTGCAAATGCAATCAAGTATGTGAGATCAATATCCGAATGCCAAATGCAATAAGTATACGAGAACAACATCTGAAAACAGAAAGCTTTAAACATTAAataatctctctcttttttcactTTACATAGTCTCTTAGAGTGTCAATTGCAGGCTATTGGAACCAAGTGCCGTATACGTTAACAAGGAAGGTGGCATATTCACAATAAAATTCCCTTGAAAGCATACAGCCATAAACCGTATAACTTATCTTCTTCAATCATGTCTCCACTCACAGCCAACGTATTCTTATTAGCATATTCTGTTTACTTTGCTAATATTTCATATGCATCACAAAACTTTGCTTCAGTGCGCTCCATGCTGTGCAAAGTGCAATATGAGTTAGTGGCACTGGCACCTCCAACCTCGATGCTAGAATTGCTCTACTTCTACTACTGTGGCATTCACATAACTATAGAAGAGAGGTTGATTGGGCCACCATCAATTATGCATCCTCCACCCAAACAATCAATTCATTGACAATCGGCTCAGCAAAGGAAATCGGGGCTAGAAATAGAACACGATAACGAAAGGTTGCAACTTGCACAGAGGTGACAAGTGACAACCACAAATCAAATCAAAACAAGGTTGTAGGGCACCAAACTTCTGAAGGTTAGGAGTTAGGACTCAGGGGGCAAAAATCCCAGGACAATTTAGCAGCCGTGAGTCGTGACCTGCTAAATAAATTCTCTATTTCTGTGCAAACTAAACGGTTAACCCAACGAATTGTCATCAGAAAGTTAGCTTTCTTGTTCATCTCCGTGTGTTTTTAGGCTGAGAAGTAGCTAGCATGTTGGGAATGCTAAACATTTGCTAAATGACGGTAGCACAAATACAGCAGATTGTTGAGTTAATTCGACGAATTTTGTGCCGGAGGAATGGAGGACGATGGCCGTCGAAATTACCATCTCGTAAAGCCAAATCCCCACGCATTACGCTACTACTACAGGCGAATGGGAATTCCCCATTCGAAATCAAAGAAGACAATCGATCCATCCAAGCAGAGCAGGCAGCCGGGGCAAATGGATCAATCAATGAAGGGAACGAAGAATAAGGAGAGGCGAGCGCGGGGGCGACCTGGTGGATCGGCGGGAACATGGAGTTGGTGCAGACGGGGCACTCGAGCAGCTCGTGGACGCCGCCGTTGGCGGCGGCCTTGGGCCAGGGCCGGGCGGCTGCGTCGGGCAGCGAGACGCAGTCGACGTCCatggccgcccgcccgcccgccggccCGCCTCCGCTCCCTGGGCTCCGGTAGAGGGGTGCGCTGGACGGACGTGCGGAGGGAGGCTGGGGCGGCGCGGGGGGTCCGGCGCTTTGTGGCGGGAGAGAGGACGGAAGGCGGGGGCGCGCCGCGGATTCCGGGGGTGCCCGGGCTATAATGGCGCTGGCGCGGGGCAGCGCGGCAGCAGgaccatttttttcttttcttttctcttcttttgtATTATTCGCTGGTGGATGGATGGATGATGATGGGCAACATGGGCGATGGGATTGGAGCTCCCCAGCCTACTCTACTCCGAGACGGCTAGACACCCCATCCAGTAGGTGAGGACGACGACGCGGCGTCGGGAGGGAGACGACTGGCGATTGAGaaatttattttaataaaaatGTAACCAATCTCTCACAGGTGGTTCCATGGTCTAGCGGTTAGGACATTGGACTCTGAATCCAGTAACCCGAGTTCAAATCTCGGTGGAacctatttttatttttatttttattttgccCGCAGAGGATTCTTGCTGTTACTATGACAATTTTTTTTGTTGGGCTGTGATTTTTAGGACTGTTTAGGCTGAGGCCACAGCGCTCCTTTCTAAGAAACTAGAGATAATTTAAGCATTAGGAAGAAGACAGAGGATAAGCTCTTGTGTTCACCATTTATTTTGATTGTGtggttaccaaacaaacgtggAGGCAACTTTCAGATATTTTTGGTAGGGAGCTGGGCCACAATTTCCTGTCTATAGGACAGGACAGCTTTGGCTTAGCAATAAGAAATTCTTAGTTTCTAATGTTTTTAGTGCAGCAGCCCTGTGGGGGCTTTGGAAACTAAGAAATGCTATTTGTTTTCAGGGAACAAGTTGGAAGGATATGAGTCTTTTGCTCTTTGAAAATTGCAACAATGCTTCAAAACCAAAGTATCCTATGCCCACAACAGATGAAACAAGAGTTCATGACAAAACTGGAGGAACTGAAACGTGTAGCAACAAGTCCGATAAGAATCGATGGCTAGAGATGGTGAATGATCCTAGGAAGAGGTTCATATTTCAGGAACCACAAAACTGGAAGGCCTTGGAGATACCAGAGGAAGCTAAGAAGTACCTGTCTTACAATCTAGAATCTGTCTCGGGTGGCAAGTCTGATCAGTGGCTCAATCTAGTGTCTTGAAGTTGCTGTTTTGGCAGTAGTAGTTTGAGAGTGGTTTTTTAGTTTTTTCGTGCTCTTTTAAAACCTGCTGTATGCTTTTTGGAAAGGTGTTTTAACGCCTGAATGTTGTATATATGGATGTTATTGTCTTTGCTTAATGCAATGGCTGGGGCGCTGCCCTAAAATTCTAAAGAAAATTCATTACGTGTAGAATCATAGACTACTCTTTGTTGGTTCATTGATTGATCGGCGCATCAAGCCTATCAAATTCGTGCTTGCAGTGGGCCCTGGtaggattgatctcccaccagttaggcccaacggcctaattgggccttgtcctcgcgccctgatcagaggcgcccaaccctacatggttggtgggcccccgtcgcacagcgctataaaggaaaggtgggggccggggctcgcagtacgaggttcaccgcgccgccagtcaccccaccgtcatcctaaccctagacccgatcgaaagtagggacgttgccagcgacgggaagcaccaccgacgccggcaacgccacccgacgctcacgccgccagcgaggacgccacagcgccactccctctccaccgaacgtcgctgccggcgtgcagatggcgtccgtcaacgaaaccccagccggagcttcaacaactacggcatTCGATGGTTTGCGACCTATCAcccctctctctatctctctgtgAAACCCGAACATCTATTACTACTATGCTAAGTATCCCGATCCGATGAATATACTTAAAATGAAAtctaacaatggtaccggagccaCGGTTCGACAAGAAATCAGATCGGCTAAGTGAAACCGACCGATCTGATGCGGATCGGGAAAGAAAGTAGAAAACCGAACCCTAAGATCTAACCCTAATTCCCCAAAATCAAAACTGAACAAGGAAtagaagaaggggaaaagggaggGTCGGATTCCGAGAACCCTAGACGCAAATCCGAAAgagagaaaaggggaagaagaaagaagaagggtcgaaccctaaccctaatcccattttttccattcggatgaacgaaaagaaagaaataaaaggcAAAGAAAACGAATCGGCAAGAACAAACCCTAACCCGAATCGGCAAGAACAAACCCTAAACCTAACCCTAGTTTTTTCCCCATTCGGATAAAcccgaaaagaacaactcaaagaAAGAAAGGGGAAAGAAGGGGTAGGGTTAGGGTGCGTCGGATGAATTTTCACCGGCGCGGAAGAAGAAGAGCCGAACCGGTTTTTCGCCGGCGCCGGAGAAGAAGCCGAGCCGGGGCGCgggctcgccgggctcggccaagggagCGCCACGGCTAGGCCACTCGATGGCGgcatgctcacccgttggggagcacgcacgccggcgagggggccggcgacggtgcAAAGGACCGGTTGTCTTCGCTGCGGCTgagaagagaggaagaagaagagagagagagagcaagggcCGAATGGCTAGGGTTTTTCTAGGGCGCCGGCCGCGGCGAGCCTTTTGATCCGCGCGAAACGgccgctcggccgtcggatcagATCGAACGCCCAAGATGCGCTGGGCCAAGTCGAGGCCCAGGCGGATGTGCGCTGCCGaggcgctttgccggcccaggcccaggttgtggcctgggttgCGGCCTGGGCGAGACGCGCGGACTTGGGGCCGTCTTGGGCCGCTGCAGTGCGCGCTGCTGGCCGGGCcgcgctgctgggccgagccggtTTTCAGCGTGTtttgggccgcgctgggctgaaatgaaagaaggaagaaaaataAAATTTTGTTATTATTTTTCAGGAGtaatttaaatgcatattttgatgaatttgaatgattttgatgtaatttttctgtgcaaattttatccaacgatattttgctcagaaaaACAGTAAgtttttagtgcttctggaaaataataatatgaaaagattattaatgtttccgctatgcatgataattattgttctctttgattaaatttgaaccaatgggataatttaattttaagagaaatgaattctgataattttgatgcgattatgatactgttattttctgaccaacgttgttaataacaatattataatttttgatccatgagaaattgtgcattaattttacttctgtccaacggtgatgtaaaatattttgcatggatgaattataagttttgaTTTGACCAACGTTaagttaaagcatgaaattttacgtataaatgtttcttacttactctgaggcaaatgcattgtgaacattgccaacatcccgacactcaacgAAACCAATCACCATGTGGCGAGAGAaatatgaattggaacttgcgttgggagaggtcgattttgccatcacctcaccgtgtcctactgagctagaggacccggtgagaggtgacaatgaatctgacgctgatttcgcttcTCGGAAGCGTGaccatgctgaaataagaatgaaatatgaccttgaacataggcaatggactctctccaaccacaagtgcctgttggtagccaaagccaccatagaagaacagataaggggctcaatccctgaatgtgctactgccaaagaatatcttgagaaaatcaagagtcagtttactggatctaccaaggccacagcaagttcactgattaagaagcttgtgaatgagaaattcactggtggtagcataagagagcacattttgaagatgaacactacggcatccaagctaaaagaaataaatttgaaggaggaggatttcctgattcatttgatttttgcttctttgccaaaagaatatgacaccttcattatgaactataatatgcagcctgaaagatggggcatagaaagactcatctcaatgtgtgctcaagaagaggagaggataaagtcctcacaaggtgaatctgctcattttgtgaaggacaacaaaagaaagaactttaatggcaagaattctaaaccacaagggaaatcTAAGTGGGATAAGACCTCTTCCTCTAGTTCATATGAAAAGAAACCctaggattctgagaatcagcagtatggtgaagctgaaaaagatcagtgcaagcactgcttcaagaagggacactacaagagggattgtccagacttcttgaaatctctgctaaagaaaggtgatgaatttattatatttgtagatgaatccctgtatttatgttataacaaatccacttggtgggttgattcaggagcaactactcatgctgcaaattctttacaggggttaagtgggacgagaaccttgcaaagaggagaaagaacgattaaagttgcgaatagagtgcaagccaatgttgaagctattggagatttttctttagaattgaataatggttttgtacttagacttaaagaagtactttatgttccctctttgcgtagaaatttgataagtgtttcgaaacttgatgatgatagaattgattgccattttggtgatggcaagtgtaaaatactggttaataataaatgtgttggtattgccttccgacaagacaagctttatttattatctcttgctgagaatgcgaacaatgtatgggatgagaatgtgaatgattctcCATCTAcagatgtaactaagaagcggaagagaattgatactgtctctttgaaattatggcattgtcgcttggaccatatttcgagggggagaatggaacgattggtcaaggaatcaattctcccgcacttagaattttcagatttggagcaatgtattgattgcatcaaaggaaagtatatcaagaaaattaagaaagatgccaaacgaagcacatgaattttaaaaataatccacacagatatATGTGGTCTTTTTCCTgtaaaaagtgtggatggttatgactcgtttataacattcacagacgaccactctcgttatggcaatatttatccaattaaagaaagatcgaaagcattggataaatttaaaatatttaaagctgaagttgaaaatcagcacaataagaaaatcaagatagtacgatcagaccgaggtggagagtactatgggcgacataccccatatggccaaattc
Coding sequences within:
- the LOC136451304 gene encoding E3 ubiquitin-protein ligase SINAT3-like, whose amino-acid sequence is MDVDCVSLPDAAARPWPKAAANGGVHELLECPVCTNSMFPPIHQCQNGHTLCSTCKARVHNRCPTCRQELGDIRCLALEKVAESLELPCKYYSLGCPEIFPYYSKIKHEAQCSLRPYNCPYAGSECAAAGDIPYLVSHLRDDHKVDMHSGCTFNHRYVKSNPREVENATWMLTVFHCFGQYFCLHFEAFQLGMAPVYMAFLRFMGDENEAKNYSYSLEVGANGRKMVWEGTPRSVRDSHRKVRDSHDGLIIQRNMALFFSGGDRKELKLRITGRIWKEQQTPDGACIPNLCS